A portion of the Bactrocera neohumeralis isolate Rockhampton chromosome 2, APGP_CSIRO_Bneo_wtdbg2-racon-allhic-juicebox.fasta_v2, whole genome shotgun sequence genome contains these proteins:
- the LOC126767750 gene encoding probable sodium/potassium/calcium exchanger CG1090, with the protein MIVRRRSRRARMWNMGLLFLIYYCVSVYSAKSEGRTESMFNAENLQEEGDSGVGETGGNEPSDSDLADTDVMDSTLSSLTTTESTVMTTEATHAAAKHAVPTWRPKRNCTPPAIEQFPQPLMGKWARQHGGLIIHVLVAIFTFFGLAIVCDEYFVASLDRLCEELKLSPDVAGATFMAAGSSAPELATVVIGVFFAKDDIGISGVIGSAVFNIMFVISVCALCSGTVCQLNWWPLVRDCFFYSLSILVMLIIIFNDVISCYESVFMLLCYVGYCVALHFNTELERWALSLNLPFKLPTKEEQSSLVTYKNMPDNSYTQGTQQQQQQTSLTQDGASGSQQQQQATSDYQSYGESNTSWDPNAAWGDEPSTNPVGVSVRYGQPPGEDDWGTNTFYASGPGSGQDNMAYNPDQPDAVVTQTNTNGDGSKPSVGKPQPAGVEYYKSADKSKEARPNPLERPTEGGLPTLIAWYVVYPIHYLCQKTMPDCRTEKYRNWYPFTFIVSMIWISFYSYFMVWMITVIGSTLAIPDTVMGLTFVAAGVSVPDALSSIAVIKEGFGDMAVSNAIGSNVFDILVCLGLPWFIQTAIIKPGSHVNVISKGLAYSTLSLFSTVIFLIMSTHLNGWKLDKRLGIILMIWYLCFITLASLYELNVFGYMNPPECASEY; encoded by the exons ATTGTCCGAAGAAGAAGCCGTCGAGCTCGTATGTGGAATATGGGACTATTGTTCCTTATTTACTACTGTGTTAGTGTCTACTCGGCCAAGAGTGAGGGAAGAACAGAAAGTATGTTTAATGCCGAGAATTTGCAAGAAGAAGGGGATAGCGGAGTAGGTGAGACAGGCGGCAATGAACCCTCAGATAGTGATCTTGCGGACACCGATGTGATGGATAGTACGCTCAGTTCTTTAACTACAACGGAG aGTACTGTTATGACAACAGAAGCCACACACGCTGCTGCCAAACACGCCGTACCCACTTGGCGACCAAAACGCAATTGTACCCCGCCCGCCATCGAACAATTTCCTCAGCCATTGATGGGTAAATGGGCACGTCAGCATGGTGGACTCATCATTCACGTACTCGTTGCCATTTTTACATTCTTCGGTTTGGCTATCGTTTGTGATGAATACTTTGTCGCCAGTTTGGATCGCCTGTGTGAAGAATTGAAGTTGTCACCCGATGTAGCGGGTGCTACTTTCATGGCAGCGGGTAGTTCCGCGCCCGAATTGGCAACGGTAGTGATTGGTGTATTTTTTGCGAAGGACGATATCGGCATAAGCGGTGTTATTGGCTCGGCGGTGTTCAATATCATGTTTGTAATATCGGTCTGTGCACTATGCTCTGGCACTGTGTGTCAACTGAATTGGTGGCCATTGGTGCGTGATTGCTTCTTCTATAGTCTTTCGATATTAGTGATGCTGATTATCATCTTTAATGACGTTATATCTTGC TACGAGTCCGTCTTCATGTTGCTGTGTTATGTGGGATATTGTGTGGCGCTACATTTCAATACGGAACTGGAGCGTTGGGCTTTGTCGTTAAATCTACCATTCAAGTTACCCACAAAGGAAGAGCAATCATCGTTGGTGACATATAAGAACATGCCGGATAACTCATATACACAAGGCactcagcagcaacaacagcaaacaagcCTTACACAAGACGGTGCATCTGGttcacagcaacagcaacaggcAACAAGCGATTACCAAAGCTATGGAGAATCAAATACCAGTTGGGATCCAAACGCCGCTTGGGGCGATGAACCGTCGACAAATCCAGTGGGAGTCAGTGTTAGATACGGCCAACCGCCCGGCGAAGATGACTGGGGCACGAATACGTTCTACGCCTCTGGACCCGGTTCGGGACAAGATAATATGGCTTATAATCCCGATCAACCGGATGCCGTCgtcacacaaacaaacacaaatggtGACGGCAGCAAACCGAGTGTAGGTAAACCGCAACCAGCTGGTGTTGAATATTATAAATCAGCTGATAAATCGAAAGAGGCACGCCCCAATCCATTGGAACGTCCCACGGAAGGCGGACTTCCAACACTGATCGCCTGGTATGTCGTCTATCCCATACATTATTTATGCCAGAAAACTATGCCAGATTGTCGCACCGAAAAATACCGTAATTGGTATCCATTCACATTTATCGTATCGATGATATGGATCTCGTTCTATTCATATTTTATGGTTTGGATGATAACCGTGATTGGTTCAACATTGGCCATACCAGACACGGTTATGGGATTGACATTTGTGGCTGCTGGTGTATCTGTACCCGATGCCCTAAGCTCAATAGCGGTAATCAAAGAAGGCTTCGGCGATATGGCCGTATCGAATGCGATCGGCTCGAATGTCTTTGATATCCTAGTGTGCTTAGGTCTTCCGTGGTTTATACAAACGGCCATTATAAAGCCTGGCTCGCACGTCAATGTCATCTCGaaag GCTTGGCATACTCCACCTTATCGCTCTTCTCGACGGTCATCTTTCTCATTATGTCCACACATTTGAACGGCTGGAAATTGGACAAACGACTCGGCATTATACTGATGATTTGGTACTTGTGCTTCATCACATTGGCCTCGCTGTATGAGTTGAACGTATTTGGTTACATGAACCCACCGGAATGCGCCA gTGAATATTAG
- the LOC126767757 gene encoding sideroflexin-1-3 — MSSTAAVTPLPAIDIDQPKYDQSTYINRAKHFFLLTNPLNLLATNEELERAKRIVHSYRAGKPVQECGSVEELWRAKYLYDSAFHPETGEKSLIIGRMSAQVPMNTLITGCMLSFYKTTPAVVFWQWVNQTFNAVVNYTNRSGSTPISKEQLLTSYVLATGGALTTALSLNRLVKNLNPLIGRLVPLAAVAAANCINVPMMRMQELKNGVTLLDEKNNELGVSKKAAAVGITAVVASRIAMAAPGMVLTPLLIQSLEKRGFLKRFPKASAPIQTLFCGFVLIFATPLGCAFFSQRAAIGVDRLEDDVQQDIKKHNAELKEVWFNKGL, encoded by the exons ATGTCATCAACTGCAGCCGTCACACCACTGCCTGCCATCGATATCGATCAACCCAAATATGACCAGAGCACATACATCAATCGTGCCAAGCATTTCTTCCTGCTCACCAATCCGCTAAATCTCTTAGCCACCAACGAGGAGTTGGAGCGCGCCAAGCGCATCGTACACAGCTATCGTGCCGGCAAACCGGTGCAGGAATGCGGCAGCGTTGAGGAGCTGTGGCGTGCCAAGTACCTGTACGATTCGGCTTTTCATCCGGAGACAGGCGAGAAGTCGCTGATTATTGGACGCATGTCGGCTCAAGTGCCAATGAACACGCTGATTACAGGAT GTATGCTGTCATTCTACAAGACCACACCAGCAGTCGTCTTCTGGCAATGGGTCAATCAGACATTCAACGCAGTTGTCAACTATACAAATCGCTCTGGATCAACACCCATTTCCAAAGA GCAATTGCTTACTTCATATGTATTGGCCACTGGTGGCGCGCTGACCACAGCACTCTCCCTCAACCGGCTAGTGAAG AATTTAAACCCGCTAATTGGACGCCTAGTGCCGCTGGCGGCTGTGGCAGCAGCTAATTGCATCAATGTGCCCATGATGCGCATGCA AGAGTTGAAAAACGGCGTCACTTTGCTGGACGAAAAGAACAACGAGTTGGGCGTTTCAAAGAAGGCGGCTGCCGTCGGTATCACAGCTGTGGTGGCTAGTCGCATTGCCATGGCTGCGCCCGGAATGG TGCTAACGCCACTGTTGATACAGTCGTTGGAGAAACGTGGCTTCCTCAAGCGCTTCCCCAAAGCCAGCGCTCCCATCCAGACGCTCTTCTGCGGTTTCGTCTTGATATTCGCCACCCCGCTGGGCTGTGCATTCTTCAGTCAACGCGCCGCAATCGGG GTGGACCGTCTGGAGGATGACGTGCAGCAAGACATTAAAAAACACAATGCCGAGCTTAAAGAAGTATGGTTCAACAAGGGCTTGTAA